The following nucleotide sequence is from Solanum dulcamara chromosome 7, daSolDulc1.2, whole genome shotgun sequence.
CCTCTTCCTATTTTAAGGCGACATGATGTCTCCTTTTTGGGTAAGTCCGTAATTTGAAAAAGTGAAGTTAcgtgaaaagaaaaacaaaaagagacaaaaaggacaaaagccagataaaagaaaatttatctGAATTTTTTATATTCATCAACACACACGAAACAGAAAGGCATTTAATTTGTGGATTTCAAACTTGATTTCCTAGTGAAATCAAAGTAGATCTGTGGCAAAATCACTTGGTGGCAATAACAACAATCCGCTGCGTATAGCAAATACACAACCCGTTGTTCTTGCTCCATTTTTCCTTCAATTGGTCTCTCTATTTTGGTgtatttttaaatattcaattactactctatttatagagttatGAGCCTCTTGATTACATCATTAGTGACACAAATATAACAGCCAATTTCTACAAAGTTTGGTTGTCAACATTTACCAAAATTTTACTAACAATTTCAACAAATGTGGCGGCCAATTTCCATAAAGTTGGCTGCCAACTTCAACCAAAATTTAACTACCAATTTCAACAAATATGGCTGCTAATATTTGATCCCACATTTATCAGGTAACTCTGTCTATCAAAGCTACAGCAGATAGGAAGAAATGGTCATCTagggagtattttttttttgtcttataATTCTCAACCACTTTATTAACTTCTATTGTTACTATTAAACAAGCTCTTGACCAAATCCGGATATATAATTTCTGATCGGTGTGTTATGACCAGGGATTAATTAACCATCTGATTCATAAGGAAGTAATCAGGGAAATTATTTGATTCTTCGTAAAGGAAGCCTTTTATTTTGGTAGGCGCTAATGAGGAGGACGTACATCGTTACCTTATTTTACGCACAAGGTTCTTTTCAGCTACTTTACGATTTAATTCTGAAATCTGTATCATTATATCGTAAGGTCGTGCGAGGTTATTCTAACATTTTATTGGGCGAATCCTAGTAGCTTAAATACGCAGATTTGCTCGCAATGCAGATAAATAAGACAGAGAAGTATTGAAGAATTTATTTCATTCTTTTAGGGGGGTTGACGGGCCTATCGACCCACGGACCTTTGTTTAGAATTATTTTCCTCGAACAAGATCgtacatttttacataaaataagaaaaataaattttatatatgtataatcaCTGAACTTTTCTTATACTCTTTTATTTAGAAATAAGTACTTTAAACTATATACTATTAATTTCTTTAATGCAAAACTATTTACTTATGATTTATTAAATCATAAATTCTAAaagtttttctttatttcttaaatcttttATCAAGTAAAATATTGCTACATAATTGAGACAGATAAGTATAGTATATAAGAATATGTACACCCTGTATTATCTTCTTATGAATAAACATAGATCTCATTTATGCTAGAAAATGCTAGAGGAAGAGAAGTCAAAAAGGGCTGCCAGCATTTTTAACTTGTCAAAGTTGGCAGCAACCCTTTTTTGACTTGGTTGTTGCCAATAAATCTTTACACGTTTTTGAAAATGCGTTTACGCATTTTTCTTTCGCctatataaatagagggcctgttgccctcatttagatcatcctaAAATCCCAGAAaaagagagtaaaaatacaaagagagttatacaccaagataaatattgtagtcttgagtgtcctctttagtagttgttccttttacaagagagaagtgttaattgttgttttctccttgtatttgagagctgtgtactccatattaaatagtgagatccttttACCCCGtgttttttcccctctatcagttagaggggttttcacgtaaaattctcgtgttcaatttattttcattaattttatcatatcaaactttagttgtggtgcttcctcaccCTAAcagtggtattagagccctcggttattctgtctgttttatgtGAAGGTActattcgtgaatagtaaacttttgtgaatagtaaattcggtgaatagtactttttacgtgaatagtaaatttcgatgacggtacagtttgtcacgattgttcgcaaaatattcaaaaatgatccAGAAGgttgtgaagcaaataacaatgtcgaatacaataaagtttgacgttgaaaaattcaatgggactaatttctcattgtggaaaatgaaaataaaagcgatattgagaaaagacaattgcttagctgcaattgaaggcagacccacagactttgttgatgacagcaagtggaacgacatagacagcaacgcagttgctgatctacacttggcactagctgatcaagtgttgtctaatGTGGCGGAAAAGcagacggcgaaggaaatatgggatacgcttacggggttgtatgaggccaagtctttacataataaaatcttcttaaaaagaaaattatatactcttcgaatggcagagtccatgtcagttactgaacatatcaatactttgaatactctgttttcgcaacttacaacaatgggttgcaaaatagaggggagtgaacgtgcggagcttctacttcaaagtctgcctgactcgtatgatcaactcatcatcaacctgacgaacaatacagatagtctagttttcgatgaaattgcagccgctgtcttggaagaagaaaatcggcgcaaaaacaaggaagacagacaagcaagtacgcagcaagctgaagctttgatgatggtgagaggaagaccaacggaacgtggccctagtgggagtcacaatcatggcagatctcaatcaaaaagtaagaagaatatcaagtgctacaattgtggcaagaaagggcacttcaagaaagattgtcggttcaagaagaagagtgaacaccttgagccatcaaatgctcaagggaatgttgcatgcacctcggatgatggcgatattttatgtagtgaggcaatatcaaataatgaaggcagaaaatgtttcgctgatgtctggatcatggacacaggagcaacatggcacatgacttccaggagagaatggttccatcaatataatcataaattttaaaagtttttctttatttcttaaatcttttATCAAGTAAAATATCGCTACATAATTGAGACAGATAAgtatagtatataaaaatatgtacaCCCTGTATTATCTTCTTATGAATAAACATAGATCTCATTTATTCAATCATTGGTCCTCTcgtttttcttataaatatatacatagaccTGGATCACTATCACAACCATAAGTATCTCAAAGAAATTAAAGTATCACAAATATGGCATTGcctaataatgataatattgaagacAAAAGTAGAGAAGTATTGGCTGCTCAGGCACACATATGGAACCATACATTCAACTTCATCAGCTCCATGTCACTCAAATGTGCTATTGAACTTGGAATTCCAGATATCATTCATAGCCATGGCCGACCCATGACCCTCTCCGATTTAGTGAATGCCCTCCCCATCAACGTCAAATCCAATGGTGAGGATTGCATTTATCGTCTCATGCGTATGCTAATTCATGCAGGCTTCTTTATTCAAACCAAGATTaacgaagaagaagagggtTATTTACTTACTCCGTCTTCACGTCTTCTCCTTAAAGATGAGCCTGATTCGAGCATGATTCCTTTTATTCAAGTGGTACTTGATCCTATTATGATGGATCCGTGGCACTATCTCAGCCAGTGGATCCAGAATGGCGGGCCTTCTCCCTTCGCCACCGCTCATGGCAAGCACATCTATGAATATGCCGAGAAGGCACCAAAATTTAACCGTATATTTAATGAAGCCATGGCTAGTGATGCCCGCTTGGTCGCGAGCATGTTGATAAAAAATGTTAAGGGAATTTTTGAAGGGTTGAAATCGTTGGTAGACGTTGGAGGTGGCACTGGAAGCGTAGCTAAAGCTATTGCCGAAGCATTTCCACAAATAAATTGCACTGTGTTAGATTTGCCTCATGTAATTGAAGGGCTTGAAGGAAGCAAGAACCTAAGCTTTGTGGGAGGAGACATGTTTAAGTCCGTTCCTTCTGCCGATGCAATTTTACTAaaggtacatatgtatataacttgaGATACATATTTAGAGatctattaattttatatatgtatagtCACTGAACTTTTC
It contains:
- the LOC129894175 gene encoding trans-resveratrol di-O-methyltransferase-like translates to MALPNNDNIEDKSREVLAAQAHIWNHTFNFISSMSLKCAIELGIPDIIHSHGRPMTLSDLVNALPINVKSNGEDCIYRLMRMLIHAGFFIQTKINEEEEGYLLTPSSRLLLKDEPDSSMIPFIQVVLDPIMMDPWHYLSQWIQNGGPSPFATAHGKHIYEYAEKAPKFNRIFNEAMASDARLVASMLIKNVKGIFEGLKSLVDVGGGTGSVAKAIAEAFPQINCTVLDLPHVIEGLEGSKNLSFVGGDMFKSVPSADAILLKWILDDWGNEDCIKLLNKCKEAIPSKENGGKVIIIDIVILDSQKGDDKSYETQLYMDMLTMAVVSGKQKTEQEWAKLFYDAGFSDYKIHPILGLTSVIEVYP